A genomic window from Chrysoperla carnea chromosome 3, inChrCarn1.1, whole genome shotgun sequence includes:
- the LOC123296416 gene encoding homeobox protein 2-like has product MQNSGSFRDQKYGMNRSDNSDDNFIRFNQTPPSGNSFSPDYKSTPVRNRRGNNNWRGRNHYNNYSQNDSGNSPNYSRGGHQNSYRKNRPSFNKSRDDVDISCYYSHEMIEDPWLELEEKQRNDEIRDAKFDEDNKSTTSESSSNNSDVSSTKSGDEM; this is encoded by the exons atgcaaaattcgGGCTCCTTTAGAGACCAGAAATATGGTATGAATAGAAGTGATAATTCAGATGATAATTTTATACGGTTTAATCAAACACCACCTAGTGGTAATTCATTTTCACCAGACTACAAAAGTACTCCTGTAAGAAATCGAAGAGGCAATAACAATTGGCGCGGAAGAAatcattacaataattattcacAGAATGATAGTGGAAATTCACCAAATTATAGTCGAGGAGGACATCAAAACTCTTATAGAAAAAATAGACCttcatttaat aaatcaCGAGATGATGTAGATATTTCATGTTACTACAGTCATGAGATGATTGAAGATCCATGGCTAGAATTAGAAGAAAAACAACGTAATGATGAAATTAGAGACGCGAAATTCGATGAAGACAATAAATCAACCACATCAGAATCTAGTTCAAATAACAGCGACGTTAGTTCTACAAAATCTGGAGATGAAATGTAG